Below is a window of Candidatus Equadaptatus faecalis DNA.
CCGGGCAGTGCCATTATGGATTTCTGCAGGTTAAGCATTTCACTGTCGCTGGCTGCCAGTTCGTCAAAATTGGTCTTCGGCGTGCTGTAGAGGTGTCCGTAAGAAGCCTTGTCAAGCAGGGCGCGCATGGAGTCTTTGTCGTTCACGGAAGCATAGCCGTCCGCGATAATATCATAGCGTCTTGCTCCGTGTCCGTCACCATGGTAGCCGCCTATACTTCCGTCATTGTTGATAATCGTAGAGCGCACTACGTGCCCCTTCATATCAAAACCAACAGTATTATTATCATCAAGCAGCAGGTTGAAGTTTGTCATATACGGCTTGTCGGAAACTTCGCGAACAAGCATTTTACTCTTTCTGAATTCCACAATGTAGGTATTTTTCGCGTCGGCAATCATAAGATGATATTCTGCCTGCGGATTTTCAGCCGAGCCGGATGACCAAATGTTAAACTCTTTCAGTTTTTCAACCGCTTCCTTCGCAGAAGAGCAGAAATCAAGAATATAACGCGGGCAGAGCGCTACGTACATATCCTTTCCAGCCGTCGGGTTTGTGCCCGTGGTAGCCTCAATGCCCGGGCCGGTCTGTGCCACGTTGATGTTGCAGACAACGCCCTTTTCGTTAATTCCGTCCATGGTAACGTACGGAAGCAGCATAAGCCACTTTTCCTCAATCTCTTCCGGCGTCACTTTTCCGGCAAGAATATCGTCCAGTCTGCTCTTTGTGCAAAGCGTATTGCCTGTCATCATTCCAAGCACTCTGCCAAGCATACCGCCGTCAAGCGACACCGAAGCGTAACGCCCGTTTTCTGCCGGCGTGCGGACGATAATGTTCGCGTACTGGTCGCAGATAAGGTCAAAATTGCGTCCGTAAAGATTTCCCTTGCGCACGGACGAACACGACGCAGGCAAAGGCTGTTCACCGCCGCCGAACAGCTGTTTGCAGACTTCGTTCACCGCTATATAGCCTTCGTCCGTAGTCGGCTGATATTTTGCCTCGTACAGATAGTCGCCCATACCCTCGACCATTTTCATCGAGCTGAACGGTAATTCGGCAGCAAAAGCCGAGCATGCCAAAACAACTGACAAAAGCATTGCAAATACTGAAACCAAGATTACGCGTTTTCTCATTTCTGTTCCTCCTTAAAGTTTGTTTTTAGTGTGAAAACAGCGAAAATTTGATGAAAACTCCCCGCCGTATTACGTTTCTTTTATCTTACAGGCGGCGCGTTCAGCGCTTTGTCTTATATTCACGTGCTTTTTACCCTGCTTTCATTATAGCACAAATATGCAGCTGCGCCGAAATTTTTTCTGTGTTTTTTACTGATTTTTCACCGCGTATTTTTATGGATTTTATTGCTTTCGCATGAAAAACGGCTTGGGATTATTAAAATTTTCCCAAGCCGCTGTGTTTGAATTATTCAGCCGGTTATTTGTTCATCAGCATGTGTGCGAGCACTTTTGAGCTGCCGAGGAGGTCGCTGATTTTCGTGTATTCGTTCGGCATGTGGGCGACTTCGTCGCCGAGTCCCCATACTGCCGAGGGGATTCCGATTTTGCGGAAGAATGCTCCGCACGTTCCGCCGCCGACTCCGGCAATTTGCGGCTGAACGCCGAGGACGCCTTTTACGGCGTCGGCAAGAAGCCTGACGACCGGCGCTTCAGGAGAGGTGACAGGCGCCGCCGCCTCTTTCTGCATGTATTTATAGCTGATTTTTACGCCGAATTTCTTTTCTGCGTCCGTTTTTTCTTTGTTGACGACTTTTTCAAATTCTTCAATTGTGATTCCCGGCAGTACGCGGCAGTCAAAGGCAAAGGTTTCCACGCCCGGGACTATGTTGATTGAACCCACGTTTTCCCTGCGTCTTGTGGGCTCGAAGGTTGAGTATTTCGGGTCATTGAAGACGTCGTTTGTTTCAGGGAACGCCTCGTGCAGCGCACGGTCAAGCGCGCAGGAGAATTCGTTGGCAGCGCGCGCCGCGTTGCAGCCGAGCTGCGGAAGGCTTGCGTGTGTCTGTTTTCCTTCAAGCGTGAATTCAAGCCAGAATATGCTTTTTTCGGCTATTTCTATAAAGCTGCCGTCCGTGCTTGTCATGTCGGGGACTATTACAAGGTCGTCAGGACGGAAGATGTCCTGTTTTATAAGGTGCTGTATTCCGTACATGCTGCCTGTTTCTTCGTTCGCGACGAAGCAGAGGCAGATTTCGTATTTCGGTTTTATGCCGAGTTTTTTGAAGGCAAGCGCCGTGTAAATTGACGCAACAAGCGAGGTACCGTTGTCGCTCGTTCCGCGTCCGTAGAGCTTGTCTCCGCGCAGTTCCGCTTTGTACGGGTCGCTTTCCCAAAGCGAAAGCTCTCCGGGCGGGACTATGTCCATGTGGCTGACTATCCAGAGCCGCTGTGAGGTTTCGCCCGGGATTTTTACGACAAGGTTCGGACGCTCGTTTCCGTCCGGGTCAATGCATACGTAGTTTTCAGCCTCGCCAAGTCCAAGTTCCTTAACTTTCCCGATAAGATATTCGGCTCTTGCTTTTTCGCCCGTGCCGCCCTCTGTCGGGTTAACTGACGGTATTGCAACCATTTCTGACAGGGTCGCAAGCATTTCGTCTTTCATTGCGTCAATTTCTGCAAAAATTTTGTCTTTCATTTTTACCGCCTCTTTCGTATAAATTTAGTACAAATTTAGTTTTCGAGCAAATCTGCGCCTTTTACAAGGTAATCCCAGCCCGACCATATCGTAAGAGCGGTCGCGAGCCACATAATCGGTATTCCGCCCGGGATGTTGAAGATTAAAAATATTATTCCGATCATCTGCGATACGGTTTTCACCTTACCCCATTTCGAGGCGGCAATTACCACGCCTTCGGACGCCGCAACCATTCGCAGCCCCGATACGATAAATTCGCGGGCAATGATGACGACGACCATCCAGGTCGGCACGCGTCCGAGTTCTACAAGCGAAATCAGGACGGCGACAACCATTATTTTGTCCGCAAGCGGGTCGATGAATTTTCCGAGCGTTGTTACAAGTTTTTTCTTGCGCGCAATGTAACCGTCAAAGGCATCGGTGATTGAGGCAATTATAAAGAATGCGCCTGCAAGCAAATCACCGAGATTCCAGCGTCCAACGTAGCTGAATTGGGAACGCAGGGTTAAAAACACCATAATCACAGGCACAAGAAATACCCGTGACAGACTGAGAATATTTGGGACGTTCAAGGCTTTTGTCGTTTTCATAATTTACGCTTTCGTGATTTGATTTAACCGCCGAGATAGGCGTCTATGACTCTCTTGTCGTGAAGCAGTTCCTGTCCTGTTCCCTGCAGGGTTATTCTGCCTGTTTCA
It encodes the following:
- a CDS encoding M20 family metallo-hydrolase, which gives rise to MKDKIFAEIDAMKDEMLATLSEMVAIPSVNPTEGGTGEKARAEYLIGKVKELGLGEAENYVCIDPDGNERPNLVVKIPGETSQRLWIVSHMDIVPPGELSLWESDPYKAELRGDKLYGRGTSDNGTSLVASIYTALAFKKLGIKPKYEICLCFVANEETGSMYGIQHLIKQDIFRPDDLVIVPDMTSTDGSFIEIAEKSIFWLEFTLEGKQTHASLPQLGCNAARAANEFSCALDRALHEAFPETNDVFNDPKYSTFEPTRRRENVGSINIVPGVETFAFDCRVLPGITIEEFEKVVNKEKTDAEKKFGVKISYKYMQKEAAAPVTSPEAPVVRLLADAVKGVLGVQPQIAGVGGGTCGAFFRKIGIPSAVWGLGDEVAHMPNEYTKISDLLGSSKVLAHMLMNK
- a CDS encoding linear amide C-N hydrolase, which produces MRKRVILVSVFAMLLSVVLACSAFAAELPFSSMKMVEGMGDYLYEAKYQPTTDEGYIAVNEVCKQLFGGGEQPLPASCSSVRKGNLYGRNFDLICDQYANIIVRTPAENGRYASVSLDGGMLGRVLGMMTGNTLCTKSRLDDILAGKVTPEEIEEKWLMLLPYVTMDGINEKGVVCNINVAQTGPGIEATTGTNPTAGKDMYVALCPRYILDFCSSAKEAVEKLKEFNIWSSGSAENPQAEYHLMIADAKNTYIVEFRKSKMLVREVSDKPYMTNFNLLLDDNNTVGFDMKGHVVRSTIINNDGSIGGYHGDGHGARRYDIIADGYASVNDKDSMRALLDKASYGHLYSTPKTNFDELAASDSEMLNLQKSIMALPG
- the pgsA gene encoding CDP-diacylglycerol--glycerol-3-phosphate 3-phosphatidyltransferase, with the protein product MKTTKALNVPNILSLSRVFLVPVIMVFLTLRSQFSYVGRWNLGDLLAGAFFIIASITDAFDGYIARKKKLVTTLGKFIDPLADKIMVVAVLISLVELGRVPTWMVVVIIAREFIVSGLRMVAASEGVVIAASKWGKVKTVSQMIGIIFLIFNIPGGIPIMWLATALTIWSGWDYLVKGADLLEN